One genomic segment of Hydra vulgaris chromosome 14, alternate assembly HydraT2T_AEP includes these proteins:
- the LOC136090514 gene encoding potential E3 ubiquitin-protein ligase ariadne-2-like yields the protein MGAGNSSASNTQVRQNQEQLPQTLRQQRNTLSLPDESKPESKLETTNTQHNEKDHCEKKNLMICISCSSQFNQNHLGIKCPQNHFICQECSKVYINSMFSNPHENMPPLCSVCKVKVITNTIQMLLDTEQSEHFNNLMLCFVIFETEFSDKEIIIHCPFCKYYEIRDKSGVNFVFCSNINCKKRSCYYCHLECPYNNNKKDHEDNQDDGEENDEDDFQDPDARKHFVCAELNETRKKIEKAIEDGSKVYCPDCGLGGRKDDACTHMACVKCKHVYCYFCGQSEETCDKERNITHIYGHNSGWPTNENRCPMYLSELNDYDERWPENDDECLDFFHRIKVISNLRKVIQENDANDIKRVEEKYKCIQNSGFTIEQILNEDLTLINRS from the exons ATGGGTGCAGGTAATTCGTCCGCTTCAAACACTCAAGTGCGTCAAAATCAAGAGCAGCTACCGCAAACATTAAGACAACAAAGGAATACACTAAGCCTACCAGATGAATCAAAACCAGAATCAAAATTAGAAACA actaATACTCAACATAATGAGAAAGATCATTgcgaaaagaaaaatttaatgatttgtaTAAGCTGTAGTAGTCAATTTAACCAAAACCATTTGGGCATCAAGTGTCctcaaaatcattttatatgTCAAGAATgctcaaaagtttatataaactCAATGTTTTCTAATCCGCATGAAAATATGCCACCATTATGCTCAGTATGTAAAGTCAAAGTAATTACAAATACAATTCAAATGCTGTTGGATACTGAACAGTCGgagcattttaataatttaatgctttgttttgttatatttgaaaCAGAGTTCTcagataaagaaataattatacatTGTCCATTTTGCAAGTATTACGAAATACGAGATAAATCTGgtgttaattttgtattttgctcGAACATAAACTGCAAAAAGCGCTCATGCTACTATTGTCATTTAGAATGCCcttataacaacaataaaaaggaTCATGAAGATAATCAAGATGATGGAGAGGAAAATGATGAAGATGACTTTCAAGATCCTGATGCCAGAAAACATTTCGTGTGTGCTGAATTAAATGAAACgagaaagaaaattgaaaaagcaaTTGAAGATGGTTCAAAAGTCTATTGTCCGGATTGCGGTCTTGGTGGTAGAAAAGATGATGCTTGCACCCATATGGCATGCGTAAAATGTAAGCacgtttattgttatttttgtggACAATCCGAAGAAACGTGTGATAAAGAACGTAATATAACTCATATTTATGGTCATAACAGTGGTTGGCCCACAAATGAAAATAGATGTCCAATGTATTTATCTGAACTAAATGATTACGATGAAAGGTGGCCTGAAAATGATGACGAATGCTTGGATTTTTTTCATCGTATCAAAGTTATTTCTAATTTACGAAAGGTTATTCAAGAAAATGACGCGAATGATATAAAGCGTGTTGAAGAAAAGTATAAATGCATTCAAAATTCTGGATTTACAATCGAGCAAATTTTAAACGAAgatttaacattaataaatagaagctga